A stretch of Mycobacterium sp. ITM-2016-00316 DNA encodes these proteins:
- a CDS encoding DedA family protein, translating into MTTTHLALMPDFMDPINLLSYFGTWALVGLLVVVFVESGVLFPILPGDSLLFVAGMLAAGIQTASAEGNVASTDFQLWQLLVFIPIAAILGAQVGYWIGRNVGTAMFKPNARFLKQKYLDEAHIFFEQRGPFAIVIARFVPIVRTLAPITAGAAKMNYAVFTLYNAVGAIVWGCGLTLLGYWLGRFEIIQKLLEPIVIGIVLLSVLPIALEWYKRRKAAKKAGEGPLAEQA; encoded by the coding sequence ATGACCACCACCCATCTGGCCTTGATGCCGGATTTCATGGATCCGATCAACCTGTTGAGTTACTTCGGAACCTGGGCCCTGGTCGGTCTGCTCGTGGTCGTCTTCGTCGAATCCGGGGTGCTGTTCCCCATCCTTCCGGGTGACTCACTGCTGTTCGTGGCGGGCATGCTCGCCGCCGGTATCCAGACGGCGTCGGCGGAGGGCAACGTCGCCAGCACGGACTTCCAGCTCTGGCAGCTGCTGGTCTTCATCCCGATCGCCGCGATCCTCGGCGCGCAGGTGGGTTACTGGATCGGCCGCAACGTCGGGACCGCGATGTTCAAGCCCAACGCGCGTTTCCTCAAGCAGAAGTACCTCGACGAGGCGCACATCTTCTTCGAACAGCGTGGGCCGTTTGCCATCGTGATCGCCCGCTTCGTGCCCATCGTGCGCACCCTGGCCCCGATCACCGCGGGCGCGGCCAAGATGAACTACGCCGTCTTCACGCTCTACAACGCCGTCGGCGCCATCGTCTGGGGCTGCGGGCTGACGCTGCTCGGCTACTGGCTGGGCCGCTTCGAGATCATCCAGAAGCTGCTCGAACCGATCGTCATCGGGATCGTGCTGCTGTCGGTGCTGCCGATCGCCCTCGAGTGGTACAAGCGCCGCAAGGCCGCCAAGAAGGCCGGTGAGGGCCCGCTCGCCGAGCAGGCCTAA
- a CDS encoding lipoprotein LpqH yields MRAIPVLILLAAVASTAAVGCAPAAPSTPISTPVAAPKPPPEPELARSVAPGRAQVIVNGDTGPTGPVSCSTDDGLTTISVGESSLGVSVIVTDDAEPTVRSVTIGDVGGVALGYATGTGSEAPTAYRNGPTVIVSGSGSGTDSSDPARVVASSYQIAVACP; encoded by the coding sequence GTGCGCGCCATACCGGTCCTGATCCTGCTGGCGGCGGTGGCATCGACAGCCGCCGTCGGATGCGCTCCCGCCGCGCCTTCCACACCGATATCCACCCCCGTCGCAGCACCCAAACCACCGCCGGAACCCGAGTTGGCCAGGTCCGTCGCCCCGGGGCGGGCCCAGGTCATCGTCAACGGGGACACCGGCCCCACCGGTCCGGTGAGTTGTTCCACCGACGACGGGCTCACCACGATCAGCGTCGGGGAGAGCTCTCTGGGCGTCAGCGTGATCGTCACCGATGACGCCGAGCCGACGGTGAGGTCGGTCACCATCGGCGACGTCGGCGGCGTCGCTCTGGGCTACGCCACCGGCACCGGGAGCGAGGCGCCCACCGCCTATCGCAACGGCCCCACGGTCATCGTCTCCGGGTCGGGCAGCGGGACCGATTCGTCGGACCCGGCGCGGGTCGTCGCGTCCAGCTATCAGATCGCCGTGGCCTGCCCGTGA